The Nitrospira sp. genome has a window encoding:
- a CDS encoding nitrate oxidoreductase subunit beta, with product MPEVYNWQLGRKMLYPYEERHPKWQFAFVFNINRCLACQTCSMADKSTWLFSKGQEYMWWNNVETKPYGGYPQFYDVKITQLIEQVNPGGQVWNVRVGRKHHAPYGVFEGMTIFDAGAKVGQAAIGYIPTDQEWRFVNIYEDTATSMRALVEGIDKTGFSKEEPWKMTGSSLPEHETFFFYLQRICNHCTYPGCLAACPRKAIYKRPEDGIVLIDQNRCRGYKKCVEQCPYKKPMYRGTTRVSEKCIACYPRIEGKDPLTGGEPMETRCMAACVGKIRMQSLMRIGDDGLWAEDRWHPLYYAIRVEQVALPLYPQWGTEPNGFYIPPRHSPRGYARQMFGPGVDNAIEKYLVPSRELLAVLQLWRASQQIVFRYDVIPGPKVFETQIHGKRFEMYNDTVLGFNKSGKEVARVQVEEPIYIRPAERVTWL from the coding sequence ATGCCTGAAGTATATAACTGGCAACTGGGACGAAAGATGTTGTACCCCTATGAGGAACGACATCCGAAGTGGCAGTTTGCCTTCGTCTTCAACATTAATCGCTGCTTGGCCTGTCAGACCTGTAGTATGGCTGATAAGTCGACCTGGCTCTTTTCCAAGGGACAGGAATACATGTGGTGGAACAACGTGGAAACCAAGCCCTATGGTGGCTATCCACAGTTCTACGATGTCAAAATTACCCAGCTGATTGAACAGGTCAATCCTGGAGGGCAGGTCTGGAACGTCCGTGTGGGACGGAAACATCATGCTCCCTATGGCGTGTTCGAAGGAATGACCATTTTTGATGCCGGTGCCAAAGTCGGGCAGGCAGCGATCGGGTATATCCCGACGGACCAAGAATGGCGCTTCGTCAACATCTATGAAGACACTGCCACCTCCATGCGGGCGTTGGTCGAAGGGATTGATAAGACGGGTTTCTCCAAAGAGGAACCGTGGAAAATGACCGGGAGCAGTCTCCCGGAACATGAGACCTTCTTTTTCTATCTACAGCGCATCTGTAATCACTGCACCTATCCGGGCTGCTTGGCAGCTTGTCCACGCAAGGCTATTTATAAGCGTCCGGAAGACGGCATAGTGCTGATCGATCAAAACAGATGTCGAGGTTATAAGAAGTGTGTGGAACAGTGTCCCTACAAGAAACCGATGTATCGAGGAACCACCAGGGTCAGCGAAAAGTGCATTGCGTGCTATCCTCGTATTGAGGGAAAAGATCCATTGACTGGTGGTGAGCCGATGGAAACCCGCTGCATGGCAGCCTGTGTCGGGAAGATTCGTATGCAGAGCCTGATGCGCATCGGCGATGATGGGCTCTGGGCAGAGGACCGGTGGCATCCGCTGTACTACGCCATTCGTGTGGAGCAAGTGGCGCTGCCGCTGTATCCGCAATGGGGCACTGAGCCAAACGGATTTTACATCCCGCCACGCCATTCGCCGCGCGGCTATGCCAGACAGATGTTTGGTCCTGGCGTAGATAACGCGATTGAGAAGTACCTGGTCCCGAGCCGGGAACTATTGGCCGTGCTCCAGTTGTGGAGAGCCAGCCAACAGATCGTATTCCGCTATGATGTTATTCCTGGTCCGAAAGTGTTTGAAACCCAGATCCACGGGAAGCGGTTCGAGATGTACAACGACACCGTATTGGGCTTCAACAAATCCGGGAAAGAAGTGGCACGTGTGCAGGTCGAAGAGCCGATCTACATCCGGCCGGCCGAGCGCGTGACCTGGTTGTAA
- a CDS encoding molybdopterin-dependent oxidoreductase has protein sequence MFLSRRQFLKVSAGTVAAAAVADNVLALTALQPVVEVGNPLGDYPDRSWERVYHDQYRYDSSFTWVCSPNDTHACRVRAFVRNGVVMRVEQNYDHQTYEDLYGNRGTFAHNPRMCLKGFTFHRRVYGPYRLKGPLMRKGWKQWMDDGSPELTPETKRKYKFDSRFLDDMLRVSWDTAFTYAAKAMIVIATRYSGEAGARRLREQGYAPEMIEMMKGAGTRCFKHRAGMPVLGIIGKMGNTRMNGGINALLDTWIRKVGPDQAQGGRYWSNYTWHGDQNPSHPFWSGVQGSDIDLSDMRFSKLNTSWGKNFVENKMPEAHWKLECIERGARVVVITPEYNPTAYRADYWMPLRPQSDGAIFLGAMKIIVDENLHDTDFLKQFTDAPILVRTDTLQYLDPRDVVADYQFPDFSKSYSGRIQSLKPEQIQRLGGMMVWDLNKKQAIPLHREQVGWHYTNSGIDAALTGTYRVKLLNGREIDAMPVWQMYLVHFQDYDLDTVHQICRTPKDLLVRWARDSGTIKPAAIHNGEGVTHYFHMTPNGRAAAMVLIITGNVGKFGTGQHTWAGNYKAGTWTATPWSGAGLSVHTGEDPFNITLDPNAHGKEIKTRSYYYGEEVGYWNHGDTALIVNTPKYGRKVFTGKTHMPTPSKLRWVVNVNVLNNAKHHYDMVRNVDPNIECLITQDIEMTSDVNHNDIAFACNSWMEFTYPEMTVTVSNPWVQIWKGGIRPLYDTRNDLDTFAGVAAKLSDMTGDKRMRDYFAMVYANRVDVYAQRMLDASSTFYGYSADVMLKSEKGWMVMVRTYPRHPFWEETNESKPMWTRSGRYENYRIEPESIEYGENFISHREGPEATPYLPNAIFTTNPYCRPDDYGIPITAQHHDDKTVRNIKLSWHEIMRHSNPLWEKGYQFYCVTPKTRHRVHSQWSVNDWVQIYESNFGDPYRMDKRTPGVGEHQIHINPQAAKDRGINDGDYVYVDGNPVDRPYRGWKPSDPYYKVARLMIRAKYNPSYPYHVTMSKHAPFVSTPKSVKGHETRPDGRAIAIDTGYQSNFRYGAQQSFTRNWLMPIHQTDSLPGKHAIAWKFKWGYQVDHHAINTVPKECLIRITKAEDGGIGARGPWEPVRTGFTPGQENEFMIKWLKGEHIKIKV, from the coding sequence ATGTTCTTGTCGCGTCGACAATTTCTAAAGGTTTCTGCAGGCACGGTGGCTGCCGCAGCCGTGGCTGACAACGTCCTGGCATTGACGGCCCTTCAGCCGGTAGTCGAGGTTGGAAACCCACTGGGAGATTATCCTGATCGCTCGTGGGAGCGCGTCTACCACGATCAATACCGCTACGATTCATCCTTTACGTGGGTGTGCTCGCCGAACGACACGCACGCCTGCCGCGTCCGAGCGTTTGTGCGGAACGGAGTGGTCATGCGTGTCGAACAGAACTATGACCACCAAACTTATGAAGATCTTTATGGAAATCGCGGAACCTTTGCCCATAACCCCCGGATGTGCTTGAAGGGGTTTACCTTCCACCGACGCGTGTATGGACCGTATCGATTAAAGGGTCCGTTGATGCGGAAAGGGTGGAAGCAGTGGATGGATGACGGGTCTCCTGAGCTCACTCCGGAGACCAAGCGGAAGTACAAGTTTGATAGTCGATTCCTCGACGATATGCTCCGCGTGTCGTGGGACACGGCCTTCACCTACGCGGCCAAGGCGATGATTGTGATTGCTACACGGTATAGCGGCGAAGCGGGAGCACGGCGTCTCCGCGAGCAGGGCTATGCACCGGAAATGATCGAAATGATGAAAGGTGCAGGCACGCGGTGCTTCAAGCATCGGGCCGGAATGCCCGTGCTTGGTATCATCGGCAAGATGGGTAACACCCGCATGAACGGCGGAATCAATGCGCTGCTGGATACCTGGATCCGCAAGGTCGGTCCGGATCAGGCTCAGGGCGGACGGTATTGGTCAAACTACACCTGGCACGGGGATCAAAATCCTTCACATCCGTTCTGGTCCGGCGTGCAAGGGTCTGACATCGACCTCTCCGACATGCGCTTCTCCAAGCTGAACACCAGCTGGGGAAAAAATTTCGTTGAAAACAAGATGCCGGAAGCGCACTGGAAGCTGGAGTGTATTGAACGTGGAGCCAGAGTCGTCGTCATTACCCCTGAGTACAACCCAACCGCATATCGTGCGGACTATTGGATGCCTCTCAGGCCGCAATCGGACGGCGCCATTTTTCTGGGCGCCATGAAGATCATTGTCGACGAAAACCTACACGACACGGATTTCTTGAAGCAATTTACCGACGCCCCCATTCTGGTGCGCACGGATACCTTGCAATATCTGGATCCGCGTGATGTCGTGGCGGACTATCAATTCCCTGACTTCTCGAAGAGTTATTCGGGGCGCATTCAATCCTTGAAGCCGGAGCAGATTCAGCGACTGGGCGGCATGATGGTCTGGGATCTCAATAAGAAGCAGGCGATTCCGCTCCATCGGGAGCAAGTCGGTTGGCACTATACAAATAGCGGCATTGATGCCGCTCTTACCGGCACGTACCGGGTCAAGCTGCTCAATGGACGTGAAATTGATGCGATGCCAGTCTGGCAGATGTATCTCGTGCATTTCCAGGATTACGACCTGGATACCGTCCATCAAATCTGTCGGACGCCGAAGGATCTCCTCGTGCGGTGGGCCCGTGACTCAGGCACGATTAAGCCAGCAGCCATCCACAACGGTGAGGGTGTCACGCACTACTTCCATATGACCCCAAACGGACGAGCGGCCGCGATGGTACTCATCATCACCGGCAACGTCGGGAAGTTCGGAACCGGGCAGCATACCTGGGCCGGTAACTATAAGGCTGGAACTTGGACTGCAACGCCCTGGTCTGGAGCGGGTCTCTCTGTGCACACGGGCGAAGATCCATTCAACATTACATTGGATCCGAACGCCCATGGTAAGGAAATCAAAACCAGGTCATACTATTACGGCGAGGAAGTCGGCTACTGGAACCATGGTGATACGGCCTTGATCGTCAATACCCCCAAGTATGGACGAAAGGTGTTCACCGGGAAGACGCACATGCCGACACCGAGCAAGCTTCGTTGGGTAGTCAACGTGAACGTCTTGAATAACGCCAAGCACCACTACGATATGGTGCGCAACGTCGATCCGAATATTGAATGTCTTATTACGCAGGATATCGAGATGACGTCCGACGTCAACCACAACGATATCGCCTTTGCCTGTAACTCCTGGATGGAGTTCACCTATCCAGAAATGACTGTGACCGTTTCCAATCCGTGGGTCCAGATTTGGAAGGGTGGTATCCGGCCGTTGTACGACACTAGAAACGACCTCGATACCTTTGCCGGTGTGGCAGCCAAGCTGTCGGATATGACCGGCGACAAGCGGATGCGCGATTACTTCGCCATGGTCTATGCCAACCGTGTCGATGTGTACGCACAGCGTATGCTTGATGCGTCCAGTACGTTCTACGGCTATTCTGCCGACGTTATGCTCAAGTCGGAAAAAGGCTGGATGGTGATGGTTCGTACCTATCCACGGCATCCCTTCTGGGAGGAGACCAACGAGTCGAAGCCGATGTGGACCCGCAGCGGTCGATACGAAAACTATCGGATCGAACCCGAATCCATCGAGTACGGGGAGAACTTCATCTCCCATCGTGAAGGTCCAGAGGCGACACCGTACTTGCCGAATGCTATCTTCACGACGAATCCGTATTGCCGACCGGATGATTATGGGATCCCGATCACCGCACAACACCACGATGACAAGACCGTGCGTAACATCAAGTTGTCATGGCACGAAATCATGCGGCATTCCAACCCGCTATGGGAGAAGGGGTATCAGTTCTATTGTGTCACACCAAAAACCCGTCACCGGGTCCATAGCCAGTGGTCGGTGAACGACTGGGTGCAGATATATGAATCCAACTTCGGCGATCCCTATCGGATGGATAAACGGACTCCGGGAGTCGGCGAACACCAGATCCACATTAATCCGCAGGCAGCCAAGGACCGTGGTATCAATGACGGAGACTACGTGTATGTAGATGGCAACCCGGTTGACCGACCTTATCGAGGTTGGAAGCCGAGCGATCCCTATTACAAAGTCGCTCGCTTGATGATTCGGGCAAAGTACAACCCATCGTATCCCTATCATGTGACCATGTCCAAGCATGCGCCGTTCGTGTCGACGCCTAAATCAGTGAAAGGACATGAAACTAGACCGGACGGTCGAGCCATCGCGATCGATACAGGGTATCAATCAAATTTCCGGTACGGAGCGCAGCAATCCTTTACGCGTAACTGGCTCATGCCGATTCACCAAACGGACTCTTTGCCGGGCAAACATGCAATCGCCTGGAAATTCAAGTGGGGCTATCAGGTCGATCACCATGCCATCAACACAGTGCCGAAGGAATGTCTCATCCGCATCACCAAGGCGGAAGACGGCGGCATCGGAGCTCGTGGTCCGTGGGAGCCTGTACGAACGGGATTCACACCGGGTCAGGAGAATGAGTTCATGATCAAGTGGCTCAAAGGCGAACACATCAAGATCAAGGTCTAA
- a CDS encoding MoxR family ATPase, with product MNSPPTIRDILENIAQVIKGKPHVIEMSVVALLARGHLLLEDVPGVGKTTLAHSLARSLDCSFKRVQFTSDLLPSDIVGVSIFNRQKQAFEFIPGPIFANIVLADEINRTTPKTQSSLLEAMSEAQISFDNKTYPLSQPFMVIATQNPSEYHGTFPLPESQLDRFLMRLRIGYPTPEEERKVLERPQSLHPAEQLCPLLTAQDVLELQGQVDRVRMEESITDYLLAIVQSTRQSDLLSLGVSTRGALALSRAAKALSFVRGRTYCLPDDVKELAPIVLSHRIMVARAQGSRQRSSEQAEQIIQDLVESIPVPV from the coding sequence ATGAATTCACCACCGACCATTCGAGATATCTTGGAGAATATTGCCCAGGTTATCAAAGGGAAACCTCATGTCATCGAGATGAGCGTCGTCGCCCTTTTGGCTCGAGGACATCTGCTCCTGGAGGACGTCCCCGGGGTCGGGAAAACGACGTTGGCCCATAGTTTGGCCCGGTCACTAGATTGCTCCTTCAAACGGGTTCAGTTCACGAGTGATCTGTTACCGTCGGACATCGTCGGTGTGTCAATTTTTAATCGCCAGAAACAGGCGTTTGAGTTCATCCCAGGTCCGATCTTCGCCAACATCGTCCTGGCTGATGAAATCAATCGAACGACGCCGAAAACTCAGAGTAGTCTCCTGGAAGCGATGAGCGAGGCGCAGATTTCGTTCGACAATAAGACCTACCCATTAAGCCAGCCCTTCATGGTCATCGCGACCCAGAACCCCTCAGAATATCATGGGACATTTCCGCTTCCAGAATCGCAACTCGATCGCTTTCTCATGCGGCTTCGTATCGGATACCCGACGCCTGAAGAAGAGCGAAAGGTGTTGGAACGCCCGCAATCATTGCATCCGGCTGAACAGCTCTGCCCATTGCTTACAGCACAGGATGTCCTTGAGTTGCAGGGCCAGGTCGATAGGGTTCGTATGGAAGAGAGCATCACCGACTACCTCCTTGCCATTGTCCAGAGTACAAGACAGTCGGATCTCTTATCCTTAGGCGTGAGTACGCGCGGCGCGCTGGCGTTAAGCCGGGCGGCCAAGGCGCTCTCGTTTGTTCGCGGTCGGACCTATTGCCTGCCGGACGATGTGAAGGAGTTAGCCCCCATCGTGTTGTCTCATCGCATCATGGTGGCCCGTGCACAGGGTTCACGCCAGCGAAGCTCGGAACAGGCCGAGCAGATCATCCAGGATTTAGTGGAGTCGATTCCAGTCCCTGTCTAA
- a CDS encoding DUF58 domain-containing protein: MPLQLPVYVRRSFRHRSTRVTSEGLQFLIFTLAIGIAAINTGNNLFYLPLAMMLSLILISGIVAEYCLRRLEFHRHLPDLIMVNHPVTATLVVKNRKSSLPSYSLVIVDISDGHDLDRGVTLHHLPAGASRLVSYPFLARRRGRLHFEGVRVATEFPFGLFMKKALYQVEGTVIVYPEITPLSETLLRGLMNAGQEQALHRRGHGSDLYNLRLYHAGDDSRNIHWPTTARTSQLTVRETEAEEQRRATIRLPTAVPASHDAAFEQAVSMAASLVQHVSHRGYLVRLIVGSSCSEFSQGDAHLYDLLRMLALCERCVPTEGVDASDHYQVEDSEGEGGTEIVVQSWGGITDMQPDHPTILINGQPVIGGVHGV, encoded by the coding sequence ATGCCGCTTCAATTACCCGTCTATGTGCGCCGATCGTTTCGCCACCGGTCCACACGGGTCACGTCCGAAGGCCTTCAGTTCTTGATCTTTACCCTCGCGATCGGTATTGCTGCCATCAATACCGGGAACAATCTGTTCTATCTCCCCCTCGCTATGATGCTGAGTCTGATTTTGATCTCAGGGATCGTCGCGGAATACTGCCTGCGACGGCTGGAATTTCACCGCCATCTTCCCGATCTCATCATGGTCAATCACCCGGTGACGGCCACGCTGGTGGTGAAGAACCGAAAATCGAGTCTTCCCAGTTATTCTCTGGTGATCGTCGATATCAGTGACGGTCATGATCTGGATCGCGGAGTCACTCTTCACCACTTGCCGGCCGGTGCCAGCCGGTTGGTATCGTATCCGTTTCTGGCACGGCGACGTGGGAGGTTACATTTTGAAGGGGTTCGCGTTGCGACGGAATTCCCCTTTGGACTATTCATGAAGAAGGCGTTGTACCAAGTGGAGGGTACGGTCATTGTGTATCCGGAGATCACGCCGCTGAGTGAGACTCTGCTCCGAGGTCTCATGAACGCCGGCCAAGAGCAGGCCCTTCATCGCCGGGGCCATGGGAGCGATCTGTATAACCTGCGCCTGTACCATGCCGGAGATGACTCTCGGAACATCCATTGGCCGACGACCGCGCGCACGTCGCAGTTGACGGTCCGAGAGACCGAAGCCGAAGAACAGCGCCGAGCGACCATTCGGCTGCCGACCGCCGTTCCCGCAAGCCACGATGCGGCATTTGAGCAAGCGGTCTCCATGGCTGCGTCTCTGGTTCAGCACGTGTCGCACCGGGGCTACCTCGTTCGGCTCATCGTGGGGTCGTCCTGCTCCGAATTCAGTCAAGGCGACGCCCACCTCTACGACCTGCTGCGGATGCTCGCGCTCTGTGAACGATGTGTGCCGACCGAAGGAGTCGATGCGAGTGACCACTATCAGGTCGAGGACTCCGAAGGCGAGGGAGGGACGGAGATCGTGGTGCAGTCGTGGGGTGGAATTACAGATATGCAGCCAGATCACCCGACGATCCTGATCAACGGTCAGCCCGTCATCGGAGGAGTCCATGGCGTATAG
- a CDS encoding DUF3488 domain-containing protein, whose product MAYSQALRLTSILLAAVSFIGLTLGSGLPAWLAVFTGAALIIVLVRHVAAGPIVHLMPHGLFSPAGWNLLVIIGFLGFWVDLFLVSGELLPAGIHFLMILMVTKLFNLRQRRDYLHLYAISLVAILASGSITTDLWYLPIFLLYLVAGVWTLILFQITKSAGDKSVSLASAPSVQVESPGRVTPQLFWLANGLALVCFGMTVAIFFTIPRLSAGFYHKGFGENIRTSGFSETVNLGAIGPIKRDPSVVMRIEVTHQEPHSLDRLYVRGLAFDQYDGKSWTNRLGYRRNLNEEHPGTFLIRGQQGSAGLKLGDTIQQNIILESLDTAVLFAAPFVERISGKFPVVQSDLAGSVYLPFPSASRIEYSVVSRSNPLLPADLGSDAPLYPESFARHFLHLPYQSERIGRLSEDITRSQAGPYEKAHAIQTYLTRNYRYSLDAPLAGLDRPLEEFLFIRKTGYCEHYATAMVIMLRMVGIPARLVTGFLATEWNEYGNYYVVRQQDAHAWVEVNLPHSGWIMMDPTPPSNEVVRNEYPAWQALGRIVDSVKLQWNRFFVQYSAGDQLAVVRELKAGGKSVGHRTLDSLATILSPFTRLLWMIPDQLFRGSIQPQAAIVGGTVLLLIILLWLGMKGIKGRIRVDKKITPQEQRIVELYKQMLARLADNGIAKAAGTTPWELVHVTHRRWGEANSAVASITELYCRARFGGFLLTDEELQIAKDRLTQLASLEKP is encoded by the coding sequence ATGGCGTATAGCCAGGCCCTTCGTCTGACGTCAATTCTATTGGCGGCGGTATCATTCATCGGACTGACACTCGGTTCGGGGTTGCCTGCCTGGCTGGCGGTCTTCACCGGGGCGGCCCTGATCATTGTGCTCGTTCGACACGTAGCAGCCGGGCCCATCGTGCATCTGATGCCGCATGGGCTGTTTTCACCCGCTGGCTGGAACCTTCTGGTCATCATCGGGTTTCTGGGGTTTTGGGTGGACTTGTTTTTGGTGTCAGGCGAACTCCTGCCGGCGGGCATTCATTTTCTCATGATCCTTATGGTCACTAAGCTGTTCAACCTCAGGCAACGCCGGGACTATCTCCATCTCTATGCCATCAGTCTCGTTGCCATTTTGGCATCAGGGTCCATCACAACGGATCTCTGGTACCTCCCGATTTTTCTGCTCTATCTCGTAGCAGGGGTATGGACGCTGATCCTGTTCCAGATTACGAAGAGTGCCGGGGACAAAAGCGTCTCGCTGGCGAGTGCTCCCTCTGTTCAGGTTGAGTCGCCAGGTCGAGTCACGCCTCAGCTCTTTTGGCTTGCAAACGGACTCGCGCTGGTTTGTTTCGGGATGACCGTGGCGATATTCTTTACGATTCCTCGACTCAGTGCGGGCTTTTATCACAAAGGGTTTGGGGAGAATATTCGGACGTCTGGTTTTTCCGAGACGGTCAACTTGGGTGCGATCGGACCAATCAAACGCGATCCCAGTGTCGTGATGCGGATCGAGGTAACACATCAGGAACCCCACTCCTTGGACCGGTTGTATGTGCGAGGGCTCGCCTTCGATCAATATGACGGCAAATCGTGGACGAATCGATTGGGCTACAGGCGGAACTTGAACGAAGAACATCCCGGGACGTTTCTCATCCGTGGGCAGCAAGGTTCGGCGGGGTTAAAGCTTGGTGACACCATCCAGCAGAACATCATCCTGGAATCGCTCGATACAGCCGTCCTCTTTGCCGCACCCTTTGTTGAACGAATCAGCGGAAAATTTCCGGTGGTCCAGTCGGATTTAGCGGGGTCAGTATATCTTCCCTTTCCTAGCGCCTCCCGTATCGAATACTCCGTCGTGTCGCGATCCAATCCCCTGCTCCCGGCCGATCTTGGGTCCGATGCGCCGTTGTACCCAGAATCATTCGCCAGACATTTCTTGCACCTCCCCTATCAGTCCGAACGAATCGGGAGATTATCAGAGGACATTACACGCTCCCAAGCCGGCCCGTATGAAAAAGCACATGCCATTCAGACATACCTGACTCGCAACTATCGGTATAGTTTGGATGCGCCGCTTGCAGGCTTGGATCGGCCGCTTGAAGAATTTCTCTTCATTCGTAAAACAGGGTATTGCGAGCACTATGCGACGGCTATGGTGATCATGCTGCGGATGGTAGGAATTCCGGCCCGGCTCGTTACGGGATTTCTGGCCACGGAATGGAATGAGTATGGGAACTACTACGTGGTGCGCCAGCAGGATGCCCATGCATGGGTCGAGGTGAACCTGCCGCATTCCGGTTGGATCATGATGGATCCGACCCCGCCGTCCAATGAAGTCGTCAGAAACGAATATCCTGCATGGCAGGCCTTAGGACGCATTGTGGACAGCGTCAAACTGCAGTGGAACAGGTTTTTTGTCCAATACAGCGCGGGTGATCAACTGGCTGTCGTTCGAGAATTGAAAGCCGGTGGGAAATCGGTCGGCCATAGAACCCTCGACTCCCTGGCCACCATCCTTAGTCCCTTCACTCGACTGCTCTGGATGATTCCCGATCAGCTTTTCCGAGGTAGCATTCAGCCACAGGCGGCCATTGTTGGTGGTACGGTTCTTCTTCTCATCATTCTGCTCTGGCTGGGCATGAAAGGAATCAAGGGTAGGATACGTGTCGATAAGAAGATCACACCGCAAGAGCAGCGTATCGTCGAGCTCTATAAACAGATGCTTGCACGTCTGGCCGACAACGGCATCGCAAAGGCAGCCGGCACCACGCCGTGGGAGTTAGTTCATGTCACCCACAGGAGATGGGGTGAAGCCAATTCCGCTGTAGCCTCAATCACGGAGCTTTACTGCAGAGCTCGGTTCGGTGGATTCCTTCTGACGGATGAGGAACTTCAGATAGCGAAAGACAGGCTTACACAGTTGGCGTCGTTAGAGAAACCCTGA
- a CDS encoding arylesterase → MLVLWPFAVHATSSSASDTRPRIVAFGDSLTAGLGVQANEAYPAQLQRRLDDLRYPYRVINAGVSGDTTAGGLRRVPWILNNTPELVILELGANDGLRGLDVDQVKHNLQRIIERLREAGATVVLAGMKLPPNYGQDYTTRFEAIYPALAQEYGLALIPFFLDGVGGASSLNQADGIHPTKEGYEIIVEQVLKALKPVLSKPLHDP, encoded by the coding sequence ATGCTCGTCCTGTGGCCCTTCGCGGTGCATGCGACCTCTTCTTCTGCATCGGACACAAGGCCGCGGATTGTGGCCTTCGGGGACAGTCTCACGGCCGGGCTTGGGGTCCAAGCCAACGAAGCCTACCCTGCCCAACTGCAGCGGAGATTGGACGATCTCAGATATCCCTATCGAGTCATTAATGCCGGTGTCAGCGGAGACACCACGGCCGGCGGATTGAGGCGTGTGCCGTGGATCCTGAACAATACGCCCGAGCTGGTAATCCTCGAATTAGGGGCGAATGATGGACTTCGCGGGCTGGATGTCGATCAAGTCAAACATAACCTGCAACGGATTATCGAGCGATTGAGAGAAGCCGGTGCTACCGTGGTCTTGGCCGGCATGAAGCTCCCACCGAACTATGGACAGGATTACACGACGCGCTTCGAAGCCATCTATCCGGCACTGGCACAAGAATATGGTTTAGCCCTCATTCCTTTCTTTCTCGACGGAGTGGGAGGCGCCTCCTCGTTGAATCAAGCCGATGGTATTCATCCAACCAAGGAAGGCTATGAAATCATTGTGGAGCAGGTGCTCAAAGCCCTCAAACCTGTGTTGAGCAAACCTCTACATGACCCCTGA
- a CDS encoding ChaN family lipoprotein: MYIPFSPIVFEHWRSVATLSLSVFLLVFPSGCAMERGGGPGPNLQIGWQPWEILDTRTGQVISFPDLIKDLEQQDIIYLGEEHHNPHHIEAALKVLTQLVEDGIEPTIGMEMFGWDGQAALDSYVSTTQPVTNEFLEQVRWKQNWGGAFEDYVPLLTFARDRHVSVRAMNPPKPLIRHVVKLGLDQAKQDPEWATWGLDQEEIVDDPAYREKIFDQLQRCHGGSPEHYRTMYEASMVRDEGMAKTLVLREEELRRDQTGTRRIIVSYTGAGHVQYGLPVPKRVARRLDGEVKQATIYLLSFDSSKAGDVRSLIQEPIADYIWLTPMDKARSVKPCR, encoded by the coding sequence ATGTACATCCCATTCAGCCCCATTGTTTTTGAACATTGGCGATCCGTCGCCACACTGAGTCTATCCGTCTTCCTGCTGGTGTTCCCAAGCGGATGCGCGATGGAGCGTGGGGGCGGCCCTGGTCCCAATCTGCAGATCGGATGGCAGCCCTGGGAAATCCTAGACACCCGAACCGGTCAGGTCATCTCGTTTCCCGACTTGATAAAAGACTTGGAACAGCAGGACATCATCTATCTAGGAGAAGAACACCACAACCCCCACCACATCGAAGCGGCCTTGAAGGTGCTGACGCAATTGGTTGAGGATGGGATTGAACCCACTATCGGCATGGAGATGTTCGGGTGGGATGGTCAAGCGGCTCTGGACAGCTATGTTTCGACCACCCAACCTGTCACGAATGAGTTTTTGGAACAGGTGCGTTGGAAACAAAATTGGGGTGGCGCTTTTGAAGATTACGTGCCCTTGCTCACATTCGCCCGCGACCGACATGTATCCGTCCGTGCCATGAACCCACCCAAGCCATTGATTCGCCATGTCGTGAAACTCGGGCTCGATCAGGCCAAACAGGATCCTGAATGGGCTACATGGGGGCTTGATCAAGAAGAGATTGTCGACGATCCCGCCTATCGCGAGAAGATCTTCGATCAACTCCAGCGGTGCCATGGAGGGTCCCCGGAGCACTATCGCACTATGTACGAAGCATCCATGGTACGCGACGAAGGTATGGCCAAGACGCTGGTCCTGAGGGAAGAAGAGCTCCGCCGCGATCAAACCGGTACCCGTCGCATAATCGTAAGCTACACCGGAGCCGGCCACGTCCAATACGGACTTCCTGTGCCGAAGCGCGTCGCGAGGCGGCTGGACGGAGAGGTCAAACAGGCGACGATCTATCTGCTCTCTTTTGACTCGAGTAAAGCTGGGGACGTGCGCTCGCTCATCCAAGAACCCATCGCGGACTACATTTGGCTGACGCCGATGGACAAGGCACGCTCTGTTAAGCCCTGCCGGTAG